One stretch of Niallia sp. XMNu-256 DNA includes these proteins:
- a CDS encoding class I SAM-dependent methyltransferase, whose translation MNINEKVKRRYNRISGIYEIMDKMIKEEWRFNLLSNIAGNVLEVGIGTGANLSFYPTHTKSLTGVDFSPRMLKHARDKVAKGHFSFPIELVEADIQSLPFPDDSFDTIVSTCVFCSVPDPLSGLQELKRVCKPDGQILMLEHMKSDQKWVGTVMDLLNPLTVRLWGANINRETMNTIEHSGLLIEKDKHLMGSIFRELSVRPNKS comes from the coding sequence TTGAACATAAATGAAAAAGTCAAAAGACGATATAATAGAATTTCTGGGATCTATGAAATTATGGACAAGATGATTAAAGAGGAATGGAGATTTAATTTACTGTCAAATATAGCTGGTAATGTTCTTGAAGTGGGGATTGGAACAGGGGCCAACTTATCTTTTTATCCAACCCATACGAAGTCACTAACGGGTGTTGATTTTAGTCCAAGGATGCTAAAACATGCTAGAGATAAAGTGGCAAAAGGGCATTTTTCTTTTCCAATTGAATTAGTCGAGGCAGATATACAGTCCTTGCCATTTCCAGATGATTCGTTTGATACAATTGTATCGACATGTGTATTTTGTTCAGTTCCTGATCCGCTATCTGGTTTACAAGAGCTAAAAAGGGTATGTAAACCGGATGGCCAAATATTAATGTTGGAACATATGAAAAGTGATCAGAAATGGGTGGGTACTGTAATGGATTTATTAAATCCTTTAACGGTAAGACTTTGGGGAGCAAATATTAATCGAGAGACAATGAACACGATCGAACACTCGGGACTCCTAATTGAAAAAGATAAACATTTAATGGGTTCCATTTTTAGAGAGTTATCGGTTCGTCCGAATAAATCTTAA
- a CDS encoding HAMP domain-containing sensor histidine kinase, with protein sequence MNKLSVKLGILFFVVIFGLITFMFFFLHAEIVESRVEQELQTLQSRGNTHKAILEKQFDEEMIDHVILMESESNTDVIITNKSGKILDASTPVDPFKKYIEVPITSIPSNGQVIEEKWDQKPYIATVSPIVMGQSVSGYVFMFQDTASVRSLIYSLNEHFLLAGFISVIFTIVIIIFLSRGITKPLIKMKEATSQISKGNYSLALSHTSDDELGDLARSIQLLATDLNYLKKERSQFLASISHELRTPLTYIKGYADIVKKRNLPKDEQDKYLSIIVEESDRLAKLIKELFELAKMDQHTFIIEKEPINLYEFFTKVDQKFSPIFNENGMVLTIDCEPNLMLKADSLRLQQIFVNLLDNAMKYSKSGSTVALRAWKQKKDIHILIQDNGKGIPEEDLPFIFHRFYRVDKSRTRSLGGTGLGLAIIKELILAHGGDIIVRSKENIGTEFELIFKEDKR encoded by the coding sequence ATGAATAAATTATCAGTAAAACTTGGCATCTTATTTTTCGTTGTGATCTTTGGTTTAATTACTTTTATGTTTTTCTTTTTACATGCTGAAATTGTAGAATCGAGAGTCGAACAAGAGCTACAAACATTACAATCGCGGGGCAATACTCACAAAGCGATTCTTGAAAAGCAATTCGATGAGGAAATGATTGATCATGTTATATTGATGGAATCTGAATCGAATACAGATGTAATCATAACCAATAAGTCAGGGAAAATACTTGATGCTTCAACCCCGGTTGATCCCTTTAAGAAATATATAGAAGTCCCTATAACTTCTATTCCAAGTAATGGACAAGTGATCGAAGAAAAATGGGATCAGAAACCCTATATTGCTACGGTTAGCCCCATAGTAATGGGTCAAAGTGTTTCTGGGTATGTTTTTATGTTTCAGGATACGGCATCTGTTCGTTCTCTTATATATTCCTTAAATGAACACTTTTTACTCGCAGGCTTCATTTCAGTTATTTTCACGATCGTTATCATTATCTTCTTATCAAGGGGGATTACAAAACCTCTTATTAAAATGAAAGAAGCAACCTCACAAATTAGTAAAGGGAATTATTCGCTTGCGCTCTCTCACACATCAGATGATGAATTAGGCGATCTAGCGAGGTCTATTCAGTTATTGGCAACCGATTTAAACTATTTGAAAAAAGAACGGAGTCAATTTTTAGCGAGTATCTCGCATGAACTTCGAACCCCTTTAACGTATATAAAAGGCTATGCAGACATTGTGAAAAAAAGGAACTTACCCAAGGATGAACAGGACAAGTATTTATCGATCATTGTGGAGGAATCGGATCGATTAGCCAAATTAATTAAAGAACTATTCGAACTGGCTAAAATGGATCAACATACTTTTATCATTGAGAAAGAGCCAATCAACTTATATGAATTTTTCACTAAAGTGGATCAGAAGTTCTCTCCAATTTTTAATGAGAACGGGATGGTGCTTACAATAGACTGTGAGCCAAACCTGATGTTAAAAGCGGATTCATTAAGACTACAGCAAATTTTTGTGAATTTATTAGATAACGCGATGAAATACTCAAAAAGTGGTTCAACCGTTGCATTAAGAGCTTGGAAACAGAAAAAGGACATTCACATCTTGATTCAAGATAATGGAAAAGGGATTCCAGAGGAGGACCTTCCCTTCATTTTTCACCGTTTTTATCGAGTAGATAAATCCCGTACACGTTCTCTCGGTGGGACAGGGCTTGGTCTTGCCATCATTAAAGAACTGATCCTGGCTCATGGAGGCGATATTATTGTAAGAAGTAAAGAAAATATTGGGACAGAGTTTGAGTTAATCTTTAAGGAGGACAAACGTTGA